In Candidatus Zixiibacteriota bacterium, a single window of DNA contains:
- a CDS encoding T9SS type A sorting domain-containing protein, with translation MTNRFVCWSLWIVAILVLSAGPGMAGVDIQFSSPMVVDSTVDAVPAVDMTSPICTHIVGLCEGPDFNLLLMAVSRTTMFVRIDKQGDLIDTLPRVYRDLELSLGYFNTFRYVASAWCQPYFYIFETRQDSLFYTRMDEQLNQVDAAPVMLLSPDDFEGKLVIDGCDVWLVDRGGSNGIKPIVTLIQLPSLEPVFEKLVVPVDVWSSWDWAASDGLYLTIRNDVDSVFMARHVSREGTVEILPTTSYAYLDTVRFRHDSMIPFGADSVLYKLFDVRSDTNIVLYYTVLSLKDRSDTVELKRLVLPNMSTDNAYFPAHGGMIDGPYLLIPGRYNSGAENSAYLIQVDLTTSTVAANGPITGELDGPYLPDLQMTSDANSMYFFFSYYCNASRLTLAKSDPLVASSVEPIYYTSTNYRTPTICLDSSGLLMCVQRLDSLGESFQAYRFVDPMNLQANTAITVSGGEGVAYRPWLYDLGEFNGLVWLDVIPDFETSPYFVQKFTAFSGDVADLDTYVKLADVPRTLWNRQRHKSDIWLQDSFAILNAPIMVGGNDYGSGTYNWLHRLGIPNWQDHSVLYGYPSGGSPALCDYGDSAVIVASDVWVTGYNHHGFPDSYDGDYKGYVVKDAQPVKEMGLDPVGSIDWCPLDVFPAVLGQEQVLSLSCVDELVTFTEAGGSFQPLFDLAPYTHGGYIDAGGFDRGSLKPIETNDYYVVVLQGGHLQHVKLLVFDKTFNYVDSARVHFEGIFNELSEVVYLPDDDALVFAYSAWLPHPFGAHRVIIQSARFMGPTSVEDQPERVPEHFLTCSNYPNPFNASTTIEFSLSHQASVVITIRNILGQKVVDLVNGVRQAGSHQVSWEGIDSKGRPVSSGVYFYQIKAAGYLQTHKMMLLK, from the coding sequence GTGACAAACAGATTTGTTTGTTGGTCCTTATGGATCGTTGCGATTCTGGTTCTGTCGGCCGGTCCCGGTATGGCCGGCGTGGACATCCAGTTTTCCAGTCCGATGGTTGTGGATTCGACCGTCGACGCGGTGCCCGCCGTTGACATGACATCGCCTATCTGTACTCACATAGTAGGTCTCTGTGAGGGTCCCGATTTCAACCTGCTGCTGATGGCAGTTTCCAGAACAACCATGTTTGTTCGGATAGACAAACAGGGTGATCTTATTGACACCCTTCCACGGGTATATCGCGACCTGGAACTTAGCCTGGGCTACTTCAACACCTTCAGATATGTGGCCTCTGCCTGGTGCCAACCGTATTTCTACATTTTCGAGACTCGTCAGGATTCGTTGTTCTATACGCGGATGGACGAGCAATTGAACCAAGTGGACGCTGCACCGGTTATGTTACTCTCACCGGATGATTTCGAAGGAAAACTGGTCATCGACGGTTGTGATGTATGGCTTGTCGATAGAGGTGGGTCAAACGGTATCAAGCCCATAGTCACCCTTATACAATTACCATCATTGGAGCCGGTTTTTGAAAAACTGGTAGTGCCGGTGGACGTTTGGTCGTCGTGGGACTGGGCGGCTTCGGACGGTTTGTATCTGACCATTCGAAACGACGTCGACTCGGTATTCATGGCCAGACATGTGTCCCGAGAGGGGACCGTTGAGATTCTTCCAACTACTTCGTATGCCTATCTGGACACGGTCAGATTTCGACATGACAGTATGATCCCTTTTGGCGCTGATTCGGTACTCTACAAGTTGTTCGATGTGCGAAGTGACACCAACATCGTTCTCTATTACACCGTGCTTTCCTTGAAAGATAGGTCTGACACGGTTGAGTTGAAACGTCTCGTGCTTCCCAATATGTCTACAGATAATGCCTATTTCCCCGCCCATGGCGGGATGATTGACGGACCCTACCTGCTTATTCCCGGCAGATACAACTCAGGTGCAGAGAATTCTGCTTACCTGATCCAGGTGGACCTGACCACTTCTACAGTCGCAGCCAACGGTCCGATAACCGGTGAGCTTGATGGACCCTATCTCCCTGATCTTCAAATGACGTCAGACGCCAATTCGATGTACTTCTTCTTTTCCTACTACTGCAACGCCTCGCGGTTGACCCTGGCCAAGTCTGACCCGTTGGTAGCATCTTCAGTCGAACCGATCTATTACACCTCAACGAACTATCGTACACCCACCATCTGTTTGGACTCTTCCGGTTTGCTTATGTGCGTCCAACGTCTGGATTCGTTGGGTGAGAGTTTTCAGGCTTATAGGTTCGTCGATCCGATGAACCTCCAGGCCAACACCGCGATCACCGTGTCGGGCGGCGAGGGTGTGGCATATCGTCCATGGCTGTATGATCTTGGAGAATTCAACGGTCTGGTCTGGTTGGACGTTATCCCTGATTTTGAAACAAGTCCGTACTTTGTTCAAAAGTTCACCGCTTTCAGCGGTGATGTGGCCGATCTGGATACCTACGTAAAGCTCGCCGATGTACCAAGGACTCTTTGGAACCGCCAGCGACATAAATCAGATATCTGGTTGCAGGACTCCTTCGCGATCCTGAATGCCCCCATAATGGTTGGGGGCAATGATTATGGAAGCGGCACATACAACTGGTTGCATCGGCTTGGTATCCCCAATTGGCAGGACCACTCGGTGCTGTATGGATATCCCTCAGGCGGAAGTCCCGCCCTTTGTGATTATGGCGACTCAGCAGTAATAGTAGCGTCTGATGTTTGGGTCACCGGCTATAACCACCACGGATTTCCCGATTCCTACGACGGCGACTACAAGGGCTATGTTGTAAAAGATGCTCAACCGGTGAAGGAGATGGGCCTCGATCCTGTCGGTTCGATAGACTGGTGTCCGCTTGATGTATTTCCCGCCGTGCTCGGTCAAGAGCAGGTGCTTAGCCTGAGTTGTGTTGATGAGCTTGTTACGTTCACTGAAGCGGGCGGGAGCTTCCAGCCGCTTTTCGATCTTGCACCTTACACTCATGGTGGCTACATCGACGCCGGAGGATTCGACCGAGGCAGCCTGAAACCGATTGAGACGAATGACTATTATGTAGTGGTGCTTCAAGGAGGACACCTTCAGCATGTAAAACTACTGGTCTTCGATAAGACCTTCAACTATGTAGACAGCGCTCGTGTGCATTTTGAGGGGATATTTAACGAACTTTCCGAAGTTGTCTATCTGCCTGACGACGATGCGTTGGTCTTCGCCTATTCAGCCTGGCTGCCCCATCCGTTCGGCGCGCACCGCGTAATCATTCAGTCGGCTCGATTTATGGGACCGACCTCTGTTGAAGACCAACCCGAGAGGGTACCCGAACACTTTTTGACGTGTTCCAATTATCCTAACCCGTTCAACGCATCGACTACAATCGAGTTCTCACTTAGTCATCAAGCATCCGTGGTCATTACTATTCGCAATATTCTGGGACAGAAAGTGGTTGATCTCGTGAACGGTGTCAGGCAAGCCGGATCACATCAGGTCAGTTGGGAAGGAATAGATTCAAAGGGACGACCTGTTTCCTCGGGCGTTTACTTCTATCAAATCAAGGCGGCCGGATACCTTCAGACCCACAAGATGATGTTACTTAAGTAG
- a CDS encoding response regulator gives MTDDERHYQSLFEQGHDPIVIFEPEGEVVLEVNECACRVYGFDRSEFVGMSLEVISKDVERGRDCIQKTLNSNEFQRFETIQYRADGSELILSVSASTISYKGRRVILTVNRDVTLQKRAEAELQKAKRLESVGLLAGGVAHDLNNILGPLVGYSELILRKLPPDSPLRRQIDAMAKSAQSAVDVIQDLLTLARRGRYELVPMDLNEVITDYLESPGFRKIVEDTPGVSVEKRLESSPPLIKGSAAHLGKVLMKLVLNAIESMSDGGTLTIETSCYEGGRLISGYDAITPGPYLVLKVRDTGCGISAEELDRIFEPYYSTKRMQGLSGSGLGLSVVYGVVKDHDGYYDILSQEDAGTEFILYFPVTKEARPEPKSPSNCAGGHETVLVVDDDKAQREMAKDILGGLGYQVSLARNGREAVASLKSQPVDLVVLDMIMEEGFDGLDTYRQIVADRPGQKAIIVSGFSASERVGESQRLGAGAYLKKPYDIQSIAAAVRLELDKVTASATI, from the coding sequence ATGACGGACGACGAAAGACACTACCAGAGCCTTTTTGAACAGGGGCATGATCCCATTGTCATCTTTGAGCCGGAGGGTGAGGTTGTGCTGGAGGTGAATGAGTGTGCGTGTCGGGTGTATGGTTTCGATCGCTCCGAGTTTGTCGGCATGTCGCTTGAGGTCATCTCAAAAGATGTCGAACGGGGGCGGGATTGTATTCAAAAAACGCTCAACAGCAACGAGTTTCAACGGTTCGAAACGATCCAGTATCGCGCCGATGGTTCCGAATTGATTCTGAGCGTGAGTGCTTCAACAATCTCGTACAAAGGTCGTCGGGTGATCCTGACGGTCAACCGTGATGTGACGCTTCAAAAAAGGGCGGAGGCAGAGTTACAAAAAGCCAAGAGACTGGAATCGGTCGGTTTGTTAGCCGGCGGCGTGGCCCATGACCTGAACAATATTCTGGGTCCTCTGGTCGGCTACTCGGAGTTGATTCTGAGAAAGCTGCCCCCGGACAGTCCGTTGAGACGGCAGATCGACGCTATGGCCAAATCCGCCCAGAGTGCTGTCGACGTGATCCAGGATCTACTCACGTTGGCTCGTCGTGGCCGCTATGAACTTGTTCCGATGGACCTCAATGAAGTGATTACAGACTATCTGGAATCCCCCGGTTTTCGAAAGATTGTCGAGGATACGCCCGGGGTGTCGGTGGAGAAACGGCTCGAATCGAGTCCGCCGCTCATCAAGGGTTCGGCGGCTCATTTGGGCAAAGTTCTCATGAAGCTGGTCTTGAACGCCATCGAATCCATGAGCGATGGCGGTACTCTGACCATTGAAACCAGTTGTTACGAAGGCGGCCGTCTCATTTCGGGATACGATGCCATCACGCCCGGGCCGTACCTGGTCTTGAAAGTTCGTGACACCGGCTGCGGTATCTCCGCCGAGGAACTGGACAGAATCTTCGAGCCGTACTATTCTACCAAGAGGATGCAAGGTCTCTCAGGCAGCGGCTTGGGCCTTTCGGTCGTCTACGGAGTGGTGAAAGATCACGACGGCTACTACGACATTTTGTCCCAAGAGGATGCCGGAACGGAGTTCATACTGTACTTCCCCGTGACCAAAGAAGCCCGACCTGAGCCAAAGTCCCCTTCAAATTGTGCGGGCGGTCACGAAACAGTTTTGGTGGTCGACGATGACAAAGCCCAGCGAGAGATGGCCAAAGACATTCTCGGTGGTCTCGGTTATCAGGTCAGCCTGGCCCGCAACGGCAGGGAGGCGGTCGCGAGCCTGAAGAGTCAGCCGGTTGATCTGGTGGTGCTCGACATGATAATGGAGGAGGGCTTCGACGGCCTGGATACCTACCGACAGATCGTGGCGGATCGACCGGGTCAAAAGGCGATTATCGTAAGCGGATTCTCGGCCTCTGAGCGCGTGGGAGAATCCCAAAGGCTGGGGGCCGGCGCTTACTTGAAAAAACCTTACGACATTCAGAGTATCGCCGCCGCCGTCCGGCTTGAGTTGGACAAAGTGACGGCCTCGGCTACTATCTAA
- a CDS encoding VOC family protein, whose product MAVKHVPDGYHTVTPYLVVEGATKCIDFLKQAFNAQEVEVHSTPEGVVSHAEMRIGDSIIMMGETKPEHPSMPASIYLYLPDTDAAYKAALEAGATSVMEPADQFYGDRNAGVKDACGNLWWIGTHIEDVPPDEMARRAAEHYKKQQA is encoded by the coding sequence ATGGCTGTAAAACATGTTCCCGACGGTTACCACACCGTGACTCCATACCTCGTGGTCGAGGGCGCCACCAAGTGTATCGACTTTTTGAAACAGGCGTTCAACGCACAAGAAGTAGAGGTCCATTCGACCCCCGAAGGGGTTGTCTCGCACGCCGAGATGAGAATAGGTGACTCCATAATCATGATGGGCGAGACCAAACCGGAACACCCATCCATGCCCGCGTCGATCTACCTTTACCTCCCGGACACCGACGCAGCCTACAAAGCGGCGCTTGAGGCCGGGGCCACATCGGTGATGGAACCGGCCGACCAGTTCTATGGTGACCGCAACGCCGGGGTGAAAGATGCCTGCGGCAATCTCTGGTGGATTGGTACTCATATCGAGGACGTCCCCCCGGACGAAATGGCCCGTCGCGCGGCTGAACACTATAAGAAACAGCAGGCGTAA
- a CDS encoding SRPBCC family protein yields the protein MGQTNQSITIQAPVAKVWEAISDFHDASWAPNVITELKPVGDKPGDQVGSKRVLNGVFHETLLTLDNDQYSFSYAITDGPSPLSQDEVDNFTGFVKLSPDGKNGGTQVQWSSSWQKNDEPVHEFCNPIYDALLNDMKKSLE from the coding sequence ATGGGACAGACAAATCAATCGATAACCATTCAGGCCCCGGTCGCAAAAGTGTGGGAAGCAATCAGCGATTTCCATGATGCGAGCTGGGCGCCGAATGTGATCACCGAACTCAAGCCGGTCGGCGATAAGCCGGGCGACCAGGTCGGCTCCAAAAGAGTGCTCAACGGCGTCTTTCACGAGACACTCTTGACCTTGGACAACGATCAATACAGCTTCTCGTATGCGATCACCGACGGTCCGTCGCCGCTTTCCCAGGACGAAGTGGACAATTTCACCGGTTTCGTGAAACTCAGTCCGGACGGCAAAAACGGCGGGACGCAGGTCCAGTGGTCATCGTCCTGGCAGAAAAACGATGAGCCAGTTCACGAATTCTGTAACCCTATCTATGATGCCCTTCTTAACGACATGAAGAAGAGCCTGGAGTAA
- a CDS encoding antibiotic biosynthesis monooxygenase, producing the protein MMIPIIIRHKVNDYTSWKTEFDAFAETRKSSGEKSYRILHPSTDPNDLVLLFEWESTEKAETFLRSPELKAAMERAGVAEEPQVEFFKQVDFGKV; encoded by the coding sequence ATGATGATACCGATCATTATTCGCCACAAAGTGAACGACTACACAAGTTGGAAGACGGAGTTCGATGCCTTCGCCGAAACACGCAAATCATCAGGCGAGAAATCCTACCGCATCCTCCACCCCAGCACCGACCCGAACGATTTGGTTTTGCTCTTCGAGTGGGAGAGTACCGAGAAGGCTGAGACCTTTTTGCGCTCGCCTGAACTGAAGGCAGCGATGGAACGTGCCGGCGTAGCCGAGGAACCTCAGGTTGAGTTTTTCAAACAGGTCGACTTCGGAAAGGTGTGA